The genomic DNA TTTTGCATCTGCATCAGCATTTTGGAATTtcaaaaagagagagcaGGGATACCATAGAGGTGTTGATATGGGATGTTAAGAGTGAACAGAGCAAAAGCGGGCGTTTGGGACAAGGGAAAAAGAGCAGGGTTCTTGTTTGGCATTAGCATCGTAGCTGTTGGACTGGTTGGGACAGGATGTTAAACTTCCTGTCTATTTTGAAATGGATAAAAACATTGAAAATTCTCAGTGCCTTTTTTAAATGCAGCTGTGGtgtggatgttgttgctgagtgagggaggtggtatTTGTTGTCGCCTTGGCTTGGACACTCGGATCCTACGTAAATGCACACCTAGCAGTGGTAAAAGCAGTGGTCAtgataaataaaaaaacgaTTGTTGATTCAACTCATCAAATTCACCGCTATCAATGATGGCTTTCATTTCTCAACTCCAGGTCATCCAGACCTAACAACCAAACAAAGAGGGTATCATATCTCAGGGGGTATCCGATTTCTATCCCCATTCGTATCCCGTCATCCCGATCAACCCAGGTCAAGTCATTCATTCGTTCTGATGCCACTAAAAACAACCGCGATGTCCCTCCACTCAAAAACTTCAAAAAAATCAAcgccttttttttctgccaAAATATGCCATGTCATTACCATCGTGAGATTAACCCGTATACCTCTTCCAACATCCGCTTCAACACTCCATGCCATTCCAAAAAGgaaataaagaaaaataaaaaaaaccGAACGCAATGCAATTATCCCCTTCCCACTCAAGAAGATCAATCCTTCAATATCGTCAAATCTAACCCAGGAATATTCCTCTCCCAGGGCGGTATTGACCTTGCCGAACTCCCCGTTCTCGACCTTACAGGAGGTGGTTTCTccagccctccccctcctccagcagacATCACCGTCCCCTCACTAGAACTCAtcccctccgtctcctccccctgtTCCTTCTCTTTATCTTTGtctccctcatcatcactccccctccgcccacTCTCCTCACAATactccacctccgccccccccctcctcaaccccttgaACCTCCCCAGTATTcccgcccccttctcccctccctcatcaccccccttgACTTTATCGCCACCGTCCTCCCACCGAACAACAAaatccaccatctccctcccatccctcacAGCCGCGAGCAGCACCGGATAcgccaaacacccccccaacaaacaCAGCACCGGTATCCCCACAGCCAACTCCACACTCAACCCGCCCCTCTCCCTGATAGCATAACTCACAAACGGCCAAAACATCGGGCCCGACGCCCCCATGGTCAACCACGCAGCCgccctcttcgtcctctccccctgccccctcAGCCCAAGACTAAAAATCAAAGGCCAGATGGGACCCtcgcaaaagaaaaacaacatGAGCGGTATAGCCACCAAGTTAGGGTTGCCAGTGTGCGGAAACACCAAGATGACCAACGCAAAGACCGCGGAGAGAAACACGCACAATGTCAGAACCGTGCGGGGTTTGGGGACGAGTCGGATGTGAGGTTTCGAAACGTTGAGGTagaccacccccgccgcaaGAAAGCGGGAGAGGGCAAAGGCTGtgtgggcgatgaggaggtagttgaggatggagaacTTCAGCCCCTGGGGGCGGTAGTCCGCCGCTCTTTTGGCTGTTGCGGGGAGGGAGTAAGACGCAAAGGAGCTGAAGAGCTGGTGGAAGTAGACCGACATGTTTTCTTGGGTGGCGACGTAGCACCATTGGGCGAGGacggcgaagaagatggtcCAGTTTCGGAGCTTGAAACCGCCCAAGGAGCGCTTTTTTGGTTCGAGGGGGAGCTTGGAGGCTAGCTCGGCGAGTTCGCTGTCTGATACCTCGGGGAGGGGCATGTAATAGAAATAAAGTGCGAGGAGGACCGAGAGTAAAGTGACGCCGAGGTATGTCCATTGGACGTCGATGAGGGTTTGGGACATCTCGCCGTCTTCTAGTTCGCCGTGGCTTTCTTTTTCGAGGTTGCGGAAGAAGACCTTGTTGGCGAGAAGGCCGGAGAGGACGCTGCCGACTGCCTGGACGCCCTGCGCGAGGAGGAGCCTCAGATCTCCATACGCCGGGGGACCGCACAAGATCAAAAAGGGGTTGGCGGCTGTCTCGAGGACTGCTAACCCGAACCCGACGGCAAAGGAGCTGACCATGAATCCCCCATAAGCGGTCAGGACTGCCCCGGGCCAAAACATGATAGTGCCCGTGCCATAAATGAGTAATCCCACAATAAACGTCGTCTTGAACCCCCCTATCGCCTCAACACCCGGGCGTTCCTTTCTTCCAGAGCGGCGGTGCTCGTCATGCCGTAGCAACCACTCCCCAACAAGAAGCGGCCCAGCAAAGTAACCAGCCCCAAAGTACATCGACGTCAAGCCCAAAGTCTGAGCAAACGACATCCCCGCCACATCGGCGATGACATTGTTAAGCGTGTTGAGCAGGCCGTACGAGAACCCCCAAATGAAGAAGAGAATGCAGACGATGGTGCAATACTTGAACGATTCGGTGGCGTTGGTCCGGATCATGctctttggcttcttcatATTAACAAAGCCAAAGTAGACGGCTGTCGCGGTAGCAGCCGAGTCTCGGTGGGGAGGCGGGACGTAGTTCATGCTATGGGCCATCGACACTCTCCTAGACGAAGGTCCGCCAGAACCCGCGGCACCGGCCAAGAAATCTCGGATGGAGATCTCTTCCGACGACCGCTCATCTGGCGGGGTGATGACAAAAGCTGGGGGATCAGCTTGCGTAAATGGCGAAGGGTCCGCAATGTCGATTGGAGCTCCCTCGGCGTTTGCCAGcccatcagcaccagcccTATTGTTATcgttgttgttcttgaaaGGCGACGGCTCATCCCCCGTGAGCGTGGTGCTCCGCCTCGTAGCGTTGGGATCATATAGCATAGCCGGCAGAATCCTAACAATCAGCGGCTTGAGCGTAGGAATACACGCACACGTAATCCCCACGTTGACCTCGACGGCCGACCACATCAACGAGAGCGACGCATTCCATGAAAACGAGGGACTCTGTCCGTAGAGCGCCTCCCTGTTCGAGGAAGGATTCATAGACGTGATGTCAATCGCTTTCTGTAAGTAATAGATACGCACCACATCCACAATCGTCACAAAGATGCCGAGAGAGAACGTCAGGATCAAAATGATCTTTTGCCTCGGCGGCAGTCTCATGCTGGTCAACACCGGGATTGGCAGCGCCAGGATCGCCAGGTCGGTCGTGACGTTGATAGGAGCCGAGCAGATGAATTCGGTGAGCAGGGGAA from Podospora pseudoanserina strain CBS 124.78 chromosome 2, whole genome shotgun sequence includes the following:
- a CDS encoding hypothetical protein (COG:G; EggNog:ENOG503P053); this encodes MSTLYHYHHYRQADHNNISVPQAEGEDEHADRGPAVLAVTAATLTLASVFVAARMVSRIGIVRRFGADDYIIVLAWLITVFLSLSIIFGTMRGLGRHADHVEAWKMPGLKMCEYVFSILYNPALMATKSSVLIFYLRLAKNTQKILRMASWGVLGVVNLAGVILTFMNIFQCHPIAAAWDINTPMIRCIPLLTEFICSAPINVTTDLAILALPIPVLTSMRLPPRQKIILILTFSLGIFVTIVDVVRIYYLQKAIDITSMNPSSNREALYGQSPSFSWNASLSLMWSAVEVNVGITCACIPTLKPLIVRILPAMLYDPNATRRSTTLTGDEPSPFKNNNDNNRAGADGLANAEGAPIDIADPSPFTQADPPAFVITPPDERSSEEISIRDFLAGAAGSGGPSSRRVSMAHSMNYVPPPHRDSAATATAVYFGFVNMKKPKSMIRTNATESFKYCTIVCILFFIWGFSYGLLNTLNNVIADVAGMSFAQTLGLTSMYFGAGYFAGPLLVGEWLLRHDEHRRSGRKERPGVEAIGGFKTTFIVGLLIYGTGTIMFWPGAVLTAYGGFMVSSFAVGFGLAVLETAANPFLILCGPPAYGDLRLLLAQGVQAVGSVLSGLLANKVFFRNLEKESHGELEDGEMSQTLIDVQWTYLGVTLLSVLLALYFYYMPLPEVSDSELAELASKLPLEPKKRSLGGFKLRNWTIFFAVLAQWCYVATQENMSVYFHQLFSSFASYSLPATAKRAADYRPQGLKFSILNYLLIAHTAFALSRFLAAGVVYLNVSKPHIRLVPKPRTVLTLCVFLSAVFALVILVFPHTGNPNLVAIPLMLFFFCEGPIWPLIFSLGLRGQGERTKRAAAWLTMGASGPMFWPFVSYAIRERGGLSVELAVGIPVLCLLGGCLAYPVLLAAVRDGREMVDFVVRWEDGGDKVKGGDEGGEKGAGILGRFKGLRRGGAEVEYCEESGRRGSDDEGDKDKEKEQGEETEGMSSSEGTVMSAGGGGGLEKPPPVRSRTGSSARSIPPWERNIPGLDLTILKD